A single window of Metallosphaera hakonensis JCM 8857 = DSM 7519 DNA harbors:
- a CDS encoding DUF790 family protein has protein sequence MLPSELARFKIRDDWVYPQFAGERELDLVREMISLYREGITLGEVEEEVKLFERVYGTTLQGAKLIRGLHRIILRHLVLSGESPVDPRRIRAELFSKGPALTLQERDSRVKEVSERLGVDAEKFMFGDMDESKTISEVKLGSPEEVIGEYNLSLLQTILFKSYKVTIITEGNWKQLLRNVKRLGLMYTAYPNPIRIEVMGPYTLVKPSEKYGRDLALLIPLVVSQSNWTVEAEIILGKKKRRLYRMKVENLEPIARGEEDKRVFDSSTEEDFFWNFRSAVKDWKLEREPGPLVVNGRIFLPDFVAVKDDLKVYIEIVGFWTEEYLREKIKKLRGTSSVVIPIVSEELGTGKIEDLPVIKYRRKIDPVKVYKALKEIEETSPHKPVDYELDGEDIISIKDLANKYGVSETLLRKNLKEFPGYVLLKNYYIKREFLDELSKQDFSGKKLHEIIKEKGDFMTEVLEKLGYKIKWLNIVEAVVIK, from the coding sequence ATGCTACCAAGTGAACTGGCTAGGTTCAAGATTCGGGATGACTGGGTCTATCCGCAGTTCGCTGGGGAGAGAGAGCTTGACCTTGTTAGGGAGATGATTTCTCTATATAGGGAAGGGATTACGTTAGGCGAAGTTGAAGAAGAGGTGAAATTGTTCGAGAGAGTTTACGGAACGACCCTTCAAGGAGCCAAATTGATTAGGGGATTACACAGGATCATCTTGAGACATTTAGTCCTCTCGGGTGAATCGCCCGTAGACCCCAGGAGAATAAGGGCTGAACTGTTTTCCAAGGGTCCAGCCTTGACCCTGCAAGAGAGAGACTCCAGAGTAAAGGAAGTTAGCGAGAGGCTTGGGGTTGATGCGGAGAAGTTCATGTTCGGAGACATGGATGAGAGCAAGACGATATCTGAGGTTAAGCTAGGTTCCCCAGAAGAGGTGATCGGAGAGTATAATCTATCCTTACTCCAGACCATTCTTTTCAAATCATACAAAGTTACCATAATTACAGAGGGTAATTGGAAACAACTGCTTAGGAACGTGAAGAGGCTGGGTCTAATGTATACTGCCTATCCAAACCCCATTAGAATAGAGGTCATGGGACCTTACACACTGGTCAAACCATCCGAAAAGTATGGGAGAGACCTAGCCCTTCTGATTCCCCTAGTAGTTAGCCAATCCAACTGGACTGTTGAAGCTGAGATAATTCTTGGCAAAAAGAAAAGAAGGTTATACCGAATGAAGGTCGAGAACCTAGAGCCAATAGCTCGTGGAGAGGAGGATAAAAGAGTTTTCGATAGCTCAACTGAAGAAGACTTTTTCTGGAATTTTCGAAGCGCAGTCAAGGACTGGAAATTAGAGAGGGAACCTGGCCCCTTGGTGGTCAATGGAAGGATATTTCTACCAGACTTCGTAGCAGTAAAGGACGACCTAAAGGTTTACATAGAGATAGTAGGGTTCTGGACTGAGGAATACCTCAGGGAAAAGATAAAGAAACTTAGGGGTACATCCTCGGTTGTTATACCAATAGTGAGCGAGGAGCTAGGAACGGGAAAGATTGAGGACCTACCGGTTATAAAGTATAGGAGGAAGATTGACCCAGTTAAGGTATATAAGGCACTCAAGGAGATCGAGGAGACATCTCCGCACAAACCTGTAGATTATGAGCTTGACGGGGAGGACATTATTTCAATCAAGGATCTTGCCAATAAATATGGGGTGTCAGAAACTTTGCTTAGGAAGAACCTCAAGGAGTTCCCTGGTTACGTTCTTTTAAAGAATTATTACATAAAGAGAGAGTTCCTGGACGAACTTTCGAAACAGGATTTTTCAGGAAAAAAACTGCATGAAATAATTAAGGAAAAGGGAGATTTCATGACTGAGGTACTGGAGAAATTGGGTTATAAGATAAAATGGTTAAATATTGTTGAGGCCGTGGTCATAAAATGA
- a CDS encoding HAD family hydrolase translates to MKVMILDLDGTLATTANVHKEAWEIALKELGIPVEVDLDLLMGRRTMDIAKILAKDRYLELFELKNRIYDELVPKKARPLPCAKEMVEAAKSKGYSIAVVTSSLRRSAKRSLEVTGITPDLLIAGDDVERGKPDPYPVLLALNILKGEKYMSVGVGDTQNDFQAFKSAGLGKIFIIKGELNLDLEDLAKRGAIIVRTPCDVMQELGL, encoded by the coding sequence ATGAAAGTCATGATACTTGACTTAGATGGAACGCTTGCAACGACTGCTAACGTCCATAAGGAGGCGTGGGAGATAGCATTGAAGGAGCTGGGCATACCAGTGGAGGTTGATTTGGATCTGTTAATGGGGAGAAGAACAATGGACATTGCGAAGATCTTAGCGAAGGATAGATACCTCGAGCTCTTTGAACTTAAGAACAGGATATATGACGAATTGGTGCCAAAGAAAGCTAGGCCTCTTCCTTGCGCAAAGGAAATGGTAGAGGCTGCGAAGTCCAAGGGCTATTCCATCGCCGTAGTGACCTCTTCGTTAAGGAGATCAGCTAAAAGGAGCCTCGAAGTAACTGGAATAACACCTGATCTCCTAATTGCAGGGGACGATGTGGAGCGAGGAAAGCCTGATCCTTACCCAGTACTTCTTGCCTTAAATATATTGAAGGGTGAAAAATACATGAGCGTAGGTGTGGGCGATACCCAGAATGATTTTCAAGCATTTAAGAGTGCAGGACTAGGCAAAATCTTCATCATCAAGGGTGAGCTGAATCTGGATCTCGAGGATCTGGCAAAGAGAGGTGCAATAATAGTCAGAACACCGTGCGACGTTATGCAGGAGCTAGGTCTCTGA